In the genome of Vanacampus margaritifer isolate UIUO_Vmar chromosome 1, RoL_Vmar_1.0, whole genome shotgun sequence, one region contains:
- the LOC144061411 gene encoding G-protein coupled receptor family C group 6 member A-like, which produces MLFFGLLVSIVAVLGSKENTLLNAYLPGDIIIGGLFPLHLQTNRTTIPRPVSCSHYSSQMFLQTQMMIYAIGEVNQRKLLPNITLGYHIYDTCADATLAIRATLELMKDRYLSDPQRCLHPPNASLVQPKVMAVIGERFSEVSIAVARTVALSSVTQISYASTSELLSRKLKFPTFLRTISSDEYQTKAIAELVKLFNWKTVAVIGSDDEYGKYGSDRLSHYFSKIKDVCIEFIDILPGDFSKNNSETHKRLADLVDNVNKSTAEAIVIFTKGSNVAILIEAAIKYKLNRTWIASDAWSTSTTLATLPGIEMAGQVFGFDSMRNVVPGFKDYIMSMFNGTTNTILDHYLTHYPLCSNESRNDKRDNCILTHTMQETGQCVDLKCLASHMEENDIYCVYLAVQVIVEGIRRLLECDHQNCKRHTKFTALELFMEIKKVNFTVDRTHLFFDINGDPSLGYDILHWDTAAKTQHEIIKIIGEYWPNRNIVVPQDIVQRMHSVKLTAYNCSKTCKPGQELKKQNAQLHCCSDCVPCAEGEYSTREVGGTEVRKTHTSMGRTCNYTQEGQNLDNEPTTSDLQRGCTVQTSCPPCRYNKSLYHGNICKACYFEFWTEEVKMDTHKKHRLDFKDTDLKNRFSTAF; this is translated from the exons ATGTTGTTCTTTGGTCTACTTGTAAGCATTGTGGCTGTGCTTGGATCAAAAGAGAACACCTTGCTAAATGCATACCTTCCAGGTGACATCATTATTGGAGGACTTTTCCCACTTCACTtacaaactaacagaaccacaaTACCTCGACCTGTTTCCTGCAGCCA CTATAGCTCTCAAATGTTTCTACAAACGCAAATGATGATATATGCTATTGGAGAAGTGAACCAACGCAAGCTTCTCCCTAACATCACGTTGGGCTACCACATCTACGACACATGTGCAGATGCCACCTTAGCCATCAGGGCCACTCTCGAGCTTATGAAGGACCGGTACTTGTCAGACCCTCAAAGATGTTTACATCCACCAAATGCTTCGCTTGTCCAGCCTAAAGTGATGGCAGTGATTGGTGAGAGGTTCTCTGAGGTCTCAATCGCAGTGGCACGGACTGTCGCTCTGTCATCAGTTACCCAG ATTAGCTACGCATCAACCAGCGAGCTGCTCAGCAGGAAGTTGAAGTTCCCCACTTTTCTACGAACAATATCAAGCGATGAATATCAGACAAAGGCCATCGCTGAGCTGGTGAAGCTGTTCAACTGGAAAACGGTGGCCGTCATAGGAAGTGACGATGAATATGGGAAGTACGGCAGTGATCGCCTCTCACATTACTTCAGCAAGATAAAGGACGTCTGCATTGAATTCATCGACATTCTACCTGGTGACTTTTCCAAGAACAATTCCGAAACCCACAAGAGGCTGGCGGATCTTGTGGACAACGTCAATAAATCCACTGCTGAGGCGATTGTGATTTTCACTAAGGGTTCCAATGTTGCTATTCTAATTGAAGCTGCCATTAAATACAAGCTGAACAGAACTTGGATTGCAAGTGATGCCTGGTCCACCTCGACAACGCTAGCTACTTTGCCAGGTATTGAGATGGCTGGGCAGGTATTTGGATTCGACTCCATGAGGAATGTAGTGCCCGGATTTAAAGATTACATCATGAGCATGTTCAACGGAACAACAAACACAATCCTCGATCATTACCTGACTCATTACCCACTTTGCTCAAATGAGTCACGGAATGACAAAAGAGACAATTGCATATTAACACATACGATGCAAGAGACAGGTCAATGTGTGGACTTAAAATGCTTGGCCAGtcacatggaggaaaatgacATTTACTGTGTCTACTTAGCTGTGCAAGTCATTGTTGAGGGAATCAGACGCTTACTGGAATGTGACCATCAAAACTGTAAACGGCATACTAAATTCACCGCACTGGAG CTTTTCATGGAAATAAAGAAGGTCAACTTCACTGTTGACAGGacccatttattttttgatataaATGGCGACCCCAGTTTAGGATATGACATTTTGCATTGGGACACAGCAGCCAAGACACAACATGAAATCATCAAAATCATTGGAGAATACTGGCCAAATAGAAATATTGTGGTCCCGCAGGACATTGTGCAAAGAATGCATAGTGTGAAG TTGACGGCTTACAATTGCTCTAAAACTTGCAAACCTGGACAAGAGTTAAAGAAGCAGAATGCACAGCTGCATTGCTGCAGTGATTGCGTTCCATGTGCTGAGGGGGAATATTCCACAAGAGAAG tgggAGGAACTGAAGTGCggaaaacccacacaagtatggggagaacatgcaactACACTCAGGAAGGCCAGAATCTGGATAACGAACCCACGACCTCTGACCTGCAAAGAGGATGTACTGTACAAACCAGTTGCCCACCATGCCGCTACAATAAGTCATTATATCATGGTAATATTTGCAAAGCTTGTTATTTTGAATTCTGGACAGAGGAAGTAAAgatggacacacacaaaaagcacagGCTTGATTTCAAGGACACTGATCTAAAGAACAGATTTTCTACTGCTTTCTAG
- the odc1 gene encoding ornithine decarboxylase isoform X1, producing the protein MNTTAEFDFSFLEEGFSAKDIVEQKINESSMTDDRDAFYVCDLGDVLKKHLRWARALPRVSPFYAVKCNDSRVVVMTLASLGTGFDCASKTEIQLVQSLGVDPSRIIYANPCKQVSQIKYASAHGVQMMTFDSEMELTKVARYHNNAKLVLRIATDDSKAVCRLSIKFGAQLKACRGLLEKAKELGLDVIGVSFHVGSGCTDAEAYKQAITDARCVFDIGHDLGFCMTLLDIGGGFPGSEDTELKFEEITAVINPALDKYFPADSGVRIIAEPGRFYVASAYTLVVNIIAKKVLMDDESASDGKGSLLLEMHRFLFDLSVTKLMIYAYMTDEDEGISDRSLMYYVNDGVYGSFNCILYDHAHCLPTLHKKPKPDEAMYPCSIWGPTCDGLDRIVEQCNLPDMHVGDWLLFENMGAYTVAASSTFNGFQKPDIHYVISRPAWQHVQQICSQGLPVAVEPSVLEVPACCGRESNLEIPAKPTQARVV; encoded by the exons ATGAATACTACTGCCGAGTTTGATTTCTCTTTCCTTGAAGAGGGCTTTTCTGCCAAGGATATTGTAGAGCAGAAGATCAATGAATCATCCATGACG GATGACAGGGATGCCTTCTATGTGTGTGACCTGGGGGATGTTTTGAAGAAGCACTTGCGCTGGGCAAGGGCACTTCCTCGCGTCTCTCCTTTCTATGCCGTTAAGTGCAATGACAGCCGGGTTGTTGTGATGACACTGGCCTCACTGGGAACTGGTTTTGACTGTGCAAGCAAG ACTGAGATCCAGCTTGTTCAGTCTCTGGGAGTGGATCCGAGCAGAATCATCTACGCAAACCCTTGCAAGCAGGTCTCTCAGATCAAGTATGCTTCTGCCCACGGGGTCCAGATGATGACCTTTGACAGCGAAATGGAGTTGACAAAAGTGGCTCGCTATCATAACAATGCCAA GCTGGTGCTGCGCATTGCCACCGATGACTCCAAGGCAGTTTGCCGCCTGAGCATCAAGTTTGGGGCCCAACTTAAAGCTTGTCGGGGGCTTCTGGAGAAGGCCAAGGAATTGGGGCTGGATGTGATCGGCGTCAGCTTCCATGTTGGAAGTGGTTGCACTGACGCGGAGGCCTACAAGCAGGCTATTACGGATGCTCGCTGTGTCTTTGATATCGGG CATGATCTGGGATTCTGCATGACACTTTTGGACATCGGAGGGGGTTTCCCTGGTTCAGAAGATACAGAGCTCAAATTTGAAGAG ATCACTGCAGTAATCAACCCAGCCCTGGATAAATATTTCCCTGCTGACAGCGGTGTGAGGATTATTGCTGAACCCGGTCGCTTTTATGTGGCCTCTGCTTATACCCTAGTTGTTAACATTATTGCCAAAAAGGTCCTCATGGATGATGAGTCTGCCTCTGATGGTAAGGGCAGTTTGCTTTTAGAAATGCACCGCTTTTTGTTTGACTTGTCGGTGACCAAATTGATGATTTATGCTTACATGACAGACGAAGATGAAGGGATCAGTGACAGGAGCCTCATGTACTATGTCAATGATGGAGTGTATGGGTCCTTCAACTGTATTCTGTATGACCATGCTCATTGTCTCCCAACCTTGCACAAG AAGCCCAAGCCAGATGAGGCCATGTATCCCTGCAGCATCTGGGGCCCAACATGCGATGGCCTCGATCGTATAGTGGAGCAGTGTAACCTGCCCGACATGCATGTCGGCGACTGGTTGCTCTTTGAGAACATGGGTGCATACACTGTGGCTGCCTCTTCCACGTTCAATGGCTTCCAGAAGCCTGACATTCACTACGTCATTTCGCGGCCCGCCTG GCAACATGTGCAGCAGATCTGCTCCCAGGGTCTGCCGGTTGCTGTGGAGCCCTCCGTGCTTGAAGTTCCAGCCTGCTGCGGAAGAGAGAGCAACTTGGAGATTCCTGCTAAGCCCACTCAGGCCCGTGTGGTTTAA
- the odc1 gene encoding ornithine decarboxylase isoform X2: protein MNTTAEFDFSFLEEGFSAKDIVEQKINESSMTDDRDAFYVCDLGDVLKKHLRWARALPRVSPFYAVKCNDSRVVVMTLASLGTGFDCASKTEIQLVQSLGVDPSRIIYANPCKQVSQIKYASAHGVQMMTFDSEMELTKVARYHNNAKLVLRIATDDSKAVCRLSIKFGAQLKACRGLLEKAKELGLDVIGVSFHVGSGCTDAEAYKQAITDARCVFDIGHDLGFCMTLLDIGGGFPGSEDTELKFEEITAVINPALDKYFPADSGVRIIAEPGRFYVASAYTLVVNIIAKKVLMDDESASDDEDEGISDRSLMYYVNDGVYGSFNCILYDHAHCLPTLHKKPKPDEAMYPCSIWGPTCDGLDRIVEQCNLPDMHVGDWLLFENMGAYTVAASSTFNGFQKPDIHYVISRPAWQHVQQICSQGLPVAVEPSVLEVPACCGRESNLEIPAKPTQARVV from the exons ATGAATACTACTGCCGAGTTTGATTTCTCTTTCCTTGAAGAGGGCTTTTCTGCCAAGGATATTGTAGAGCAGAAGATCAATGAATCATCCATGACG GATGACAGGGATGCCTTCTATGTGTGTGACCTGGGGGATGTTTTGAAGAAGCACTTGCGCTGGGCAAGGGCACTTCCTCGCGTCTCTCCTTTCTATGCCGTTAAGTGCAATGACAGCCGGGTTGTTGTGATGACACTGGCCTCACTGGGAACTGGTTTTGACTGTGCAAGCAAG ACTGAGATCCAGCTTGTTCAGTCTCTGGGAGTGGATCCGAGCAGAATCATCTACGCAAACCCTTGCAAGCAGGTCTCTCAGATCAAGTATGCTTCTGCCCACGGGGTCCAGATGATGACCTTTGACAGCGAAATGGAGTTGACAAAAGTGGCTCGCTATCATAACAATGCCAA GCTGGTGCTGCGCATTGCCACCGATGACTCCAAGGCAGTTTGCCGCCTGAGCATCAAGTTTGGGGCCCAACTTAAAGCTTGTCGGGGGCTTCTGGAGAAGGCCAAGGAATTGGGGCTGGATGTGATCGGCGTCAGCTTCCATGTTGGAAGTGGTTGCACTGACGCGGAGGCCTACAAGCAGGCTATTACGGATGCTCGCTGTGTCTTTGATATCGGG CATGATCTGGGATTCTGCATGACACTTTTGGACATCGGAGGGGGTTTCCCTGGTTCAGAAGATACAGAGCTCAAATTTGAAGAG ATCACTGCAGTAATCAACCCAGCCCTGGATAAATATTTCCCTGCTGACAGCGGTGTGAGGATTATTGCTGAACCCGGTCGCTTTTATGTGGCCTCTGCTTATACCCTAGTTGTTAACATTATTGCCAAAAAGGTCCTCATGGATGATGAGTCTGCCTCTGATG ACGAAGATGAAGGGATCAGTGACAGGAGCCTCATGTACTATGTCAATGATGGAGTGTATGGGTCCTTCAACTGTATTCTGTATGACCATGCTCATTGTCTCCCAACCTTGCACAAG AAGCCCAAGCCAGATGAGGCCATGTATCCCTGCAGCATCTGGGGCCCAACATGCGATGGCCTCGATCGTATAGTGGAGCAGTGTAACCTGCCCGACATGCATGTCGGCGACTGGTTGCTCTTTGAGAACATGGGTGCATACACTGTGGCTGCCTCTTCCACGTTCAATGGCTTCCAGAAGCCTGACATTCACTACGTCATTTCGCGGCCCGCCTG GCAACATGTGCAGCAGATCTGCTCCCAGGGTCTGCCGGTTGCTGTGGAGCCCTCCGTGCTTGAAGTTCCAGCCTGCTGCGGAAGAGAGAGCAACTTGGAGATTCCTGCTAAGCCCACTCAGGCCCGTGTGGTTTAA
- the LOC144056793 gene encoding G-protein coupled receptor family C group 6 member A-like, giving the protein MGQNVPILYLGAECKRCKDNEYSSPQRNECLKKKIDFLGWSDPFIIMLSFLEALGIVLTLVFAALFAIHRGTPIVKAVGGYLCFLELFSLLTCFCLTFSFPGKPTAASCMIGMPLFGIAFSLCISCILANLLQILVGFQFGLKTKSFLNKVNQPVAVVAVVSGIQLALCVPWLCLYPPSAKPKSLTRTILLQCHKGSTEFFVAMLGYNALLALICFLFAFKGKQLPDLYKNASLITVSMLLYLIIWILFIPIYINLFGAYKQAIESAAILISSYSILYCHLAPKCYIMVFKKEINDEKAIVEYIRKHYESKGISVVK; this is encoded by the exons atGGGTCAAAATgtaccgatcctctacttgg gtGCAGAGTGTAAACGCTGCAAAGACAATGAGTATTCATCTCCGCAGAGAAATGaatgtttgaagaaaaaaattgacttcCTGGGCTGGTCGGATCCCTTCATTATCATGTTGAGTTTTTTGGAAGCCTTGGGTATTGTTCTGACGCTTGTGTTTGCAGCCTTGTTCGCTATCCATCGTGGCACTCCCATTGTGAAGGCTGTGGGGGGCTACTTGTGCTTTTTGGAGCTCTTTTCTTTGCTGACATGCTTCTGCCTCACGTTTAGCTTTCCGGGGAAACCCACTGCGGCTTCCTGCATGATTGGCATGCCACTCTTTGGAATCGCTTTTTCTCTGTGTATCTCCTGTATTCTAGCAAACCTGCTGCAAATCTTAGTGGGTTTTCAGTTTGGCTTGAAGACAAAGTCCTTTCTAAACAAGGTCAACCAGCCAGTGGCTGTCGTGGCTGTGGTATCTGGAATCCAGCTGGCTCTGTGTGTGCCATGGCTCTGCCTTTACCCTCCATCTGCAAAACCCAAGAGTTTAACGAGGACTATCCTGTTGCAGTGCCATAAAGGCTCCACTGAATTCTTTGTTGCTATGTTAGGCTACAATGCACTCTTGGCCCTCATTTGTTTCCTGTTTGCATTCAAAGGGAAGCAGTTGCCGGATCTGTACAAAAATGCAAGTTTAATCACCGTTAGCATGCTGCTGTATTTGATCATTTGGATCCTCTTCATTCCCATTTACATCAATTTGTTTGGGGCATACAAACAAGCCATTGAGAGTGCGGCCATTCTCATTTCTAGCTACAGCATCCTTTACTGTCACTTGGCACCCAAGTGTTACATTATGGTGTTTAAGAAGGAAATTAATGATGAGAAAGCCATCGTTGAGTATATTAGGAAGCATTACGAGAGTAAAGGGATCTCTGTTGTGAAATGA